One Pseudomonadota bacterium genomic window, ACCTTTTGCGAATCTGGGAGTTCCTGAACTACTACAAGTTCGACTACGAGGAACCCGCCGGGGGAAAGGCGATCCGCGTCACGCCGCAGCTCCGGCCGTACGACGCGAGCGAGGGGATCTACGCGCTGCAGATCGGCGTCCAGGGGAAACACGTCGACGCGGTGCGGCGCCAGTTGAACGTCACGTTCTGCGTGGACACCTCCGGCTCGATGACCGGGACGCCTCTCGCCCTCGCGCAGGAATCGATGCGGGCGATCGTCGCGCACCTCCGCGCCGGAGACCGCGTCTCCATGGTGAGCTGGTCCACCGTGCAGAACATCCCCCTGGACTCCGTGATCGTCGCCGGCCCCGACGATCCGGCGGTGCTCGCCGCCATCGACGCGCTCGCCGCGGACGGCTCCACGGACCTCCAGTCCGGGCTCATCGAGGCGTACGCCCTGGCGAACGAGAATTTCATCGAGGGCGCCATGAACCGGGTCGTGCTGCTGAGCGACGGCGGCGCGAACGTCGGGGTCACGGACGCCGATCTGATCGCCGAGGAGGCGGCGGGCGGCGAGGCGGAGGCGGTCTACCTGGTCGGCGTGGGCGTCGGCACCCCCTCCACGTACAACGACACGCTCATGGACACGGTCACGGACCTCGGCAAGGGCGCCGCCGTGTTCGTCGATTCCGTCGAAGAGGCGCACCGGGCCTTCGAGGATCGCTTCCTGGCGAACCTGGAGATGATCGCGCACGGCGTGCAGATCCGGCTCACGCTGCCGCCCGGGTTCGCGATGTACGAGTTCCTGGGCGAGGAGTACTCGGAGGACCCGGACGAGGTCGAGCCGCAGAACCTCGGGCCCAACGACGCGATGGTCGTGCAGCAGCTCATCAAGACGGACGAGCCGGACGACGTCGGCGCGCTCGACGAGCTCGGGGTCAAGGTCACGTGGACCGACGCGTTCACCGGGCTCGCGGACGAGGAGGAGGGGGTCTGGACCCTCCAGGCGCTCGTCGACGCGGAGGCGGGCGAGCTGCGCAAGGGCGACGCGATCGTCGTGTTCGTGCAGACCCTCGGCCGGATCGCGGAGGCGATCTCCGGGGGCTACGAAACGGACACGGACACGATCGCGGTGGAGTGCGCCTGGGCCGCCGCGGTGCTCGACGAGGCGTTCGAGGCGCTCGGAGATCCGGAGATCGCGGAGATGGCGGCGCTGCTGGACGGGTACTGCGCGGGGCTGGTGGGCGGCTGAGCCTCTTGCCCCACGATTGGCGACACCCCGACGAGAGGAAACGCCGCCGCGGCGGGGTGGACGAGGATTGACACGAGCACCGCGCCCGCGATCGGGAAGACCGCGGCTACCCGGGTCGTGCGTGCGAAACGACGCGAGCTCACCGGCTGCCCGTGAACCCCATCATGTTCCGGACCACCCCCTCGCTCTCCTTGGCGATCTCGGCCGCCTCGCGGAGGCGATCCGCGCAGTCCTCGCACAGCTTGACGCGCTTGCGTTCGACGCGGACCGTGACCAAAGCCTCCACCTCGTCGCCGCACTCCTTGCACAAAGGCATCTTTCCGCCCTCCAGTGAAACCGACGCCTCGATCATAACGCCAACCGGAGCCGCCGTCGATTGCGACGTTGGCAGGGCCTCGCGTACACTATGCTCCAGAGGGAGGAGGATGAGCACCATGCGTGTGATCACGAGATCCGTAGCGCTGTTCGCCCTGGGTCTGGCCTTCGCGGCATGCGATTTCGAGGACGACGGGGCCGGCGCCGACGGGGGAGCGGACACGGACACGGACGCGGACACGGACACGGACGCGGACACGGATTCCGACTCGGACGAGACGCTCGCGGGCGAGCTCACGCTCATGGAGAGCTCCATGCTGGGGAGCCAGAGCAGCTCGCTTCGGGGCGTCGTCGGCGAGGGCGGGTTCCGGGTCTGGCAGCAGGAGACCATGAGCGAGGGCGACTGCCGCCTTCTCGAGTTCGTCTCTGCAACCTGCGAGGAGTTCTGCGAGGGCGTCTGTGTGGACGAAAACGTCTGCGAGCCCTGGCCGACCTTCGCGGACATGGGCACGCTGACGGTGACCGGGGCGGCGACGGATATCGTCGCCGAGCCCGAGAAC contains:
- a CDS encoding VWA domain-containing protein, with translation MDSTTRRISGLIACLAVAAAWVACDRGVLPLVAPEGPEPLEPAVDGDIEADPPLDLDGVWSPSGKWGADGDMGGGGYKGDGWSCLICGDPAAARPAAVEVAEMAMRLVEEGRGGDGRVPYTDPEPEELYVSADDSNSQSSATLVRGRIQGGDDVQSYLLRIWEFLNYYKFDYEEPAGGKAIRVTPQLRPYDASEGIYALQIGVQGKHVDAVRRQLNVTFCVDTSGSMTGTPLALAQESMRAIVAHLRAGDRVSMVSWSTVQNIPLDSVIVAGPDDPAVLAAIDALAADGSTDLQSGLIEAYALANENFIEGAMNRVVLLSDGGANVGVTDADLIAEEAAGGEAEAVYLVGVGVGTPSTYNDTLMDTVTDLGKGAAVFVDSVEEAHRAFEDRFLANLEMIAHGVQIRLTLPPGFAMYEFLGEEYSEDPDEVEPQNLGPNDAMVVQQLIKTDEPDDVGALDELGVKVTWTDAFTGLADEEEGVWTLQALVDAEAGELRKGDAIVVFVQTLGRIAEAISGGYETDTDTIAVECAWAAAVLDEAFEALGDPEIAEMAALLDGYCAGLVGG